A window of the Equus asinus isolate D_3611 breed Donkey chromosome 20, EquAss-T2T_v2, whole genome shotgun sequence genome harbors these coding sequences:
- the LOC106835985 gene encoding putative olfactory receptor 8G3 yields MDHENHSTVTEFILAGLTHHAELQVPLFLLFLGIYVVTVVGNLGMITLISLSSHLHTPMYYFLSSLSFIDFCQSSVITPKMLVNFVTEKNTSSYPECMTQLYFFIIFAIAECHMLAVMAYDRYVAICNPLLYNVIISYHICFWLTVGVYILSIIGSTIHTGFMLRLLFCKTNVVNHYFCDLFPLLELSCSSIYVNELLVLGLSAFNILIPALTILASYIFILSSILHIHSTEGRSKAFSTCSSHISAVAVFFGSLPFMYLQPSSVSSMHQGKVSSVFYTIIVPMLNPLIYSLRNKDVKFALKKILDSRTFSHSLLS; encoded by the exons ATGGACCATGAAAATCATTCCACAGTAACTGAGTTCATCCTCGCCGGGCTAACACATCATGCTGAACTCCAAGTaccactcttcctcctcttcctaggAATCTATGTAGTCACAGTGGTGGGGAACCTGGGCATGATCACACTGATAAGCCTCAGTTCTCACctgcacacccccatgtactaTTTCCTCAGCAGCTTGTCTTTCATAGATTTTTGCCAGTCCTCTGTCATTACCCCCAAAATGCTGGTGAACTTTGTGACGGAGAAGAACACCAGTTCCTACCCTGAATGCATGACGCAGCtctatttcttcatcatttttgcTATTGCAGAGTGTCACATGCTGGCTGTAATGGCATATGACCGCTATGTTGCCATCTGTAACCCCTTGCTTTACAATGTCATCATATCTTATCACATCTGCTTCTGGCTCACAGTGGGAGTTTATATTTTGAGCATTATTGGATCTACAATCCATACAGGCTTTATGTTGAGACTCCTTTTCTGCAAGACCAATGTGGTTAACCATTATTTCTGTGATCTCTTTCCACTTTTGGAACTATCCTGTTCCAGCATCTACGTCAATGAATTATTGGTTCTGGGCTTGAGTGCATTTAACATCCTGATTCCTGCTTTAACTATCCTTGCCTCCTACATCTTCATCCTCTCCAGCATACTCCACATCCACTCCACTGAGGGAAGGTCCAAAGCCTTCAGCACCTGCAGTTCCCATATCTCGGCGGTTGCTGTTTTCTTTGGCTCCCTTCCATTCATGTACCTGCAGCCTTCATCTGTGAGCTCCATGCATCAAGGGAAAGTGTCCTCTGTGTTTTACACCATCATTGTGCCCATGCTGAACCCTCTAATATACAGCCTGCGCAATAAGGATGTCAAATTTGCCCTTAAGAAAATTCTGGACAGTAGAACAT TCAGTCATAGTCTGCTCAGCTAG